The Lycium ferocissimum isolate CSIRO_LF1 chromosome 8, AGI_CSIRO_Lferr_CH_V1, whole genome shotgun sequence DNA segment TTGGACTGATTAGAGGAATAACTTTTCCACCACATTTACGGTCGCAGGACTTGGTGTACTTTTGGTCTTCTCAAATTTTGTCAAGTCTTTGGGGCTAAGAAAAGTCAAGGTTCCACTTCTTTCATGTTGAGAAAATATGCTAATCACGTAAAAATTCTTAATGTAGCTAGCTAGTGTACATACGTTTAGTAGAAGGAAAACTTGGAAAGTCTTTGGACTGATTAGAGGAATAAATTTGCCACCACATTTACGGTTGCAGGACTTGGTGTATTTTTGGTCTTCTCAAATTTTGTCAAGTCTTTGGGGCTAAGAAAAGTCAAGGTTTCACTTCTTTCATGTTGAGAAAATTCTTAAAAACTCTTCTAAGAATTATTGTCCGGATATCACATTTACTTTAGTGATTGTATCTTGAGTCTGTGTAGTCACATCCTAATTGTACATTTTAGCACGAACCCTACGCACAATTCAAGAGTTTTTTATATAGttcaattttctttatatatttctaATAAATCAAGCTTTGTGAAAATAATAGGCAGCCAATGTCACTTCAGTGCTTGCAATTAAACTATTAGGAACAATCTTTTACGCAAGAAAAGCTATCAGGAATAATCTTTTAATTCTAACGGTAAATATTTAGTTGCTAGCTATTTAAAATTATCTATCATAACAAGAGACATTAAAAAAACACATTAAGAAGAAATTATTCGAACTATGCACATTTAAAAACTCATTCGGTTAATGATATTGAATATTAAGTTGTTAACCAATGGAATTGCAAGCTAACAAATAATTTAGTACTCATATCAATTTCTTTcagatatatatgtgtatttctgtattttgtatgttttaaaagaATGTTTATCtataaaatatattcaaatttaataGATTTGAATTTCTGAACttatatattcaaatttaataGATTTGAATTTCTGAACTAACTAAAAATTCAAtcaattaggaaaaaaaatttaagattcAAAGTGTAACAAAATACACGCAATATGAGATTTAATGTCTTAAAAATGTTTAATGCCAGAATTAAAATTATTCATAAGTTCAAGTCCGTCTAAATTGCTAACAAACCTGATAGTTGATAGTGCTACAATTCCATCACTTATGAAGTACTTATCCcattcagcaaaaaaaaaaaagtacttatcCTATCTCTAATTCGAAAAAGAAGTTAACATAATATGTAATTATAAGATAAAGATAACCAATTTAAATATCATTTTCAAActcaaatatataattatatgatAACAATATTTAGAAATCCTAACTTATCAAATAGATattgtttaactttttttttttttggtaactaaatGTATTATTTACCAAGTGAACAATTCAGTACAAACTCCCAAACAAATTGAGCTACCAGCCTCAATCTGTCTCATTCAACCAGTACACTCTATCCTCCTATACATAGCTACTTTCAAGGGTAGTAATTCATTTGGGCTAGCTTGGCAGCAATCTTCCTATTCATGGTTGCACGCACAAAGACTTCCTGGATAATCTTTTTGACCAAATCCTTGTCTTCCTTCTGTCCTTGTGAGAACACCCGAGCATTTCTTTCGAGCCATATATGGTAAACAGCCCCAGCTAGACACATCCTATAGATCTCTGCCTGCACACTTCTACCAGATGCGTTGCTAGTTGCCCacaatttctcttcttgccatCGTCTTACAGTCCTAGTTATGCTTTGCCATTTCAGGAGTTTGGTCCATACTCTCATTGAGTAGGAGCACTcaaaaaataaatgattatGGCTCTCATCCATGGTATCACATAAAGGGCACATAGCTGAATCTGTTATTCCCCATTTCACTAGTCGGTCTTTTGTGGCCAGCCTTTCCATTAACGCCAATTGCAAAATGAAAGTCCATTTTGGGCAGCCGAGGTTG contains these protein-coding regions:
- the LOC132066373 gene encoding uncharacterized protein LOC132066373, with amino-acid sequence MERLATKDRLVKWGITDSAMCPLCDTMDESHNHLFFECSYSMRVWTKLLKWQSITRTVRRWQEEKLWATSNASGRSVQAEIYRMCLAGAVYHIWLERNARVFSQGQKEDKDLVKKIIQEVFVRATMNRKIAAKLAQMNYYP